CACCAAGATTATCCTTTGTTGTGACTAGAATGTTCACACCCAACCACTTTCTcttccttaatattttttgattattttttctcttatctctTAACATCCAGAAATTGaaatggaaaacaaattaaGCTTGAGACCAAAATTTGAAATGCTAAAATAACAGGAGATTAATGAAAAACtacacaaagaaaatataagttTTCCATGCCAATATCCAAATGGGATTTGTTTTGTTACattttatcattgttattttaatttctatatttaGCTACAagatttattttgcaaaattggTATTTAAGCCATAACGAAAATATCCTTGGAATACCCTTCGACACTTTGTATATGTAAGAAaatacaaattgaaataaatatcaacatataaaaCCAAGCTAATATAATTTGAGAGGataaaattgcaattaaaaaaattcaatgactgAAATGCAAGAAATAAAATGGGGTTTTActgtttatattaataataaaacctCCTTTTGTTTTAGTACTAGATCATTACTTGCGCTACGCTACAAgtttgatcaaattttttttttaatgtgaaaagaATATTTAGGTgttgttaatgtgtttttttttttaaaaaaaaaactatataaggaTTGATCTTATATGATCTGGTCGACTTGACAAGCTCAAAGATAATACACATGATTGATAAAAAAgcaatttgacttaaaaaaatcaggttgatattttttaaaaaacattgaaatgaaaacatattagatcgatctGAATCAACTTTAATCTATCAAACCCTCTacccaggtcatgagatcatgataaccctatagaaatcaaataaaatttttttattaaatccaattctcaatcaatacattgttgaatgatgaaatttaaaacaaaattcaactaaaaaaatgagtCGAGTCAACTAGTGTTAACTTACCAAACATGGATCATAAGATAaggataaccccatagaaaacaagtcaaaaaaaattataaaacttaatcactaattaacccaatgttaaagggtaaaattaaaaaataatcaattaaaaaaaggacataaaaaacCACATGAGATAAGCGACCAAACCAGCAACTCGGGTTAAGAGACtaggataatctcatagaatgCAAGCCGAagtaaattatgaagcttaatgcACAATCAACCCAGCAttaaaggataatttttttttaaaaaaaaatctactaaaaaaagaacaaaaaaactcaagtcaacctgcCTAACCTGTGACCTAGGTTATGAGACTTTAATAACCATATAGAAAgagaataaataagaaaaaaataatctaaattctcaattaatccaattttaaaggattaaattgaaaaaaatgacccgagtcaactgggttaacttgtcaaatccgaGTCAGAATAttgagataactttatagaaagggttttgaaaaataaattatagagtccgattttcaatcaacccaatattaaatgatgaaattaaaaaaaataattaaaaaataattcatatcaACATGGTTAACCCGCAAAATTCGCTACCAGTGTTATAAGACTGAAATcattccataaaaataaaatcaaaacaaattataaaactctatACATTGGTTTAGgataaaactaatatatatatatatatatatatatatatatatatatatatatatatatatatatatatatttgaaataaaaaaaggcctCAAATATTTGAGGAcaaaaaaatttccttatgaggagCTTATGAATCATGCAACTTATAATCTCAAATTAGAGGAACTCACTGTTTTGAAGTAGTTGTCTCGCATATGGTTTTACTTTTACCTGGTGATGCATTCCTTTAAAGATccctgcttgttttttttttttttttttttttttttttttttttttatgagcagCAATTAATCCTTGATACTCTCAATTATCTCCAGTAAATTATGTTGATGAAACAGGAAGAGcttaagttattaaactttggtTCGGTCCAAAATCACGGTCATAAATTAGATATATTAATCTAAGTTAACTAgaataaattcataataatctagttttaaaaataaattaaaaagttaaaattaagttttgaccGACTTTAATCGTCGAATTGACTAGAATACACCAACTTGATTCTTACTCCATATAATTTCAAACTCAGCTCGTACTCATGATCTGGTTGATGGGTTACCGGATTAACTTGTTGGATAGGTTGGGTTTAACAACAATGGACCCAACAAGGCCTAACATAACAAGAAGAATGAGCTTACTTGATACACCTGAGATGTTtgaatcatttattattatttttttgttttttagtttaatgtgggtgtccgggttagcttgcgcgcacctcgactaatcccacgggccctgaagttaacgaccatataagcctccagtggccatcatatgagcaaccacaaggctcgaacctgagaccacagagagagcaaacctcttgatcccaagttcttatcactggaccaccacctagatggttatttgAATCATTTATTTGGTTTTACAAGTTCTGGCTTCTGCCACGCTTTatcatatttttccttttcaattgccTACAAAAGGAATGATACGCCATCTCGGATTCActgatatttgtttgatttgagCAGAATAGAGCTTAATACTACCTTAGTCAATCTGAATTGGACCTtgaaaaatcgaaccgaaactGATGGTTGATTGCCCATGAAAGTTAGGCTTTGAAGACTGGGCTTGTAATTTCCATGAACCAGACAAAACCAATTGAAGTTTTTCGATAGAACCTCTTAATGATCATCTAATTCTATTACAAACAGCCTTTACCCACTACTAGTTTTTGTGTAGACTGTTCTGGGTAATTTGGTCTCTGACTCTCTGGGCCAATCCAACTAGTAGACTTATCAGTGCTGTCACTATTAACTAAAGCTTACCTAGCTAATTAAAGATATACACAGCGAATTATGGACCTTCATTAACGGGCATGCATTTATTTAATGCTTCTGTAAGTGCTGCAGGCTCCTTCATTGCGAAGGTAAAGCGGGAGTGTGCAGAGCGCAACAGTTTCATCACCCATCAAGTCCCCGTCGTGGCTGGTTAGCTAGGTTTACAGTCATGTTAGCACGTACGTATGATATGTATCAACgcaaattgatatatatttttttggttaaaaggtaaaagaaagggaagttttttctttctttctttctttgtgaaATGAAATCTATATACTTTTTATTGTGATCTATCTCTAATTAAAACAAtcgaacattttttttttgtattattttttacttattttggCACATCAACTAATATGTTGGTTCGTGTTCTGCCgtgattaaatatattaaaaatatgtaaagttttttttttgataatatcatTAAACATAGCTAATTGGGTTAGTTTTAAAACCTCatgtcaagttcaattaaaaaaaaaaggaaaaaaaacactctatCAGACCCGTAAAACAAGGCAACTTGGGTTATTCTAGTAAATCTATAAACCATTTTAACCATTATAATTCATAGTGTAATGAGTAtaagtaaataataattttaaaaaattaaaaaaataatacactgaAGATTACtaatgtaatttaaaatttatagctTTTATGTTAATGGAAAGGTTTGATCTGATGCTTTCCAGGCCTCTGGCGGTGGATGATGAATACGTATAACTAAATTAAGTCTTGAAATATAATCATCTCTTATACAGGGCTTGGTGATTGACTCTAAAGTGGCTAATCTGTTTCTTGGAAACAAAGTGGATAAATGTACCAGGAAACAATTCCAAAGTTATAGGAGACGGTGCTATCTTTCACCTAGCCCCGGCTCAATCCTCTATCACAGCGTTTTTATTTCAGGACATCTTCAACCTAGTCTAGATCAACTCCGAGCGTCCTGGTCTTAGCCTTCAATCCCATTCTTGGTTCAAGACGTACCGAATATATCTCTATTTCTTCAATCCTTCAATCCCATTCTTGGTCTTGGGTCCATTGAAGCCCGAGTTTCCCCGCACCTGAGACTCTAGTCCGCCCTCACCTTTGGACTTTGGAGTGGCTTGTATCCAATCCCTCACCAACCCGAGTGTCTCAGATTCAGTCTCGACCAAAGTACCAgattaaaattgtaaaaacaagCTTTGAAAAccaattcttttagttttcaaGTGATTTGCAAAAGTTTGTTGTCAATTTTTATCCAttgaaaacaacatttttttatatcttggtTTCAAttcctaaataataataataataataataaaatagaaaacaaaattaatacaaaacaacaataaattttatggtgTCTATAGACCTTTGGTTTGTTGTCAATTTACATCCTGTTAGTTATCTCTTGgggtcattttattttttaaaatagatataaatagaaaagaaaaattttagataaagatatttttattattttttgggggtcattaattttattttacctcttatttttatctctgttttttttttttaaggtgagtATCAAGAGTAACTAATAGGATGTTACTAATAACTcattaaatacaataatattttcctaaaaaatagttaaattaacaaagtttattatgaaaaataacaaaatattttttccagcTGCATTACAGAGCCTGTAgcattttaattaaatgcaacTTTAGCCcctgaaaatcacaaaaatatagATTCTGATTTAGAAATCAAGAATGTTTTTACTCCATCCTtgttcaagaaatttaaaattcacttttcaTCACCACCTTCAACCAGTTGTCAATTAAACTAgatcatttttaaaacttcGTTTGAGAATGTAGTACAaatcatattttctaaaaattaattttttttgttttaataaaaattaatattttttatgttttagatcgttttaatgcgcTTATctcataaatgatttttaaaatataaaaaaaatattattttaatacattttgacactaaaagtactttgaaaaataactgcaACCATACTTTAAACTTTAAAGTAGCTTTCTGCATATGCATAAACGAAATCATCTTGTTGGATATTGTTAATGCAATTCTTAAATTCtctctggtttttttattttactatgaatttgagaagcaaaagacattttaacAGAACTTGATTACTCGCTAATTGAACAAGGTACGATTAGAGTTCTGGTTTTTCAATCGCTTGATTCGAAACAACTAAAACCAAGAAGAATGTCTCCCTCACATATATTATTGTCTTCTTCTCTGTCGAATGAAGGAGGGAACCATGTAAGAACCTAACCAATCTTTACAGAAAAGATTCgaagctttgttttttcatgggCTCGCATGCTCTTATAAAGGGATCTTGGTCTGTCATAAAAGGTAACTTTGAGCAACTTTGTGACTGTGCTGTTATAAGCTTTATAAAATCGATGGCAGATTATAATTACATTCCTGCATCACACACTACATGGTATCCAGTTCTAGCAGCCTTTTGCTATCAAAAAATTGAGCTACAGTTAGCTTTCAATCCTTGCGTCATCCATCCATCTTATCATCAAGTCAAGTCACCCTCTCCTATCATGGAACGAGCTCGGTGTAGTTTGCATAGAAAGTAACAAGGTCGTGACTTTGCTGCATGACATATCATTTTCAAGATCGATCTCAACACCCCCGTGGCTTGTTCCGGGGGGGAAACCGGAGGTAATTTAAGGCAACGTGAAAAACTGATTAGTCATTCTCAGTCCGTGAAAAATCGATACACTAATTGTCATGAAAATTCAgagaaataaactaattaatttgacGAGGCATCGTGGAGAATAGATGAGGAAAAGAACAATTCCAGTTCTACGCTGTAGATTGAAGAAGAACGTTCTATTTAATCCTCAATTTACAAGTCTCAGCGGCCCGAATTGATGGTTATATGAGATGATGGATTTCCTTCTTGGCCACCGGAATTTCAATATTTCATCATATCATGGGTAGTAaaattaggaatttttttttgaaaaatagcatAGTTTGCTAAAAGTTTTGggaaataacataaattaaaaaaacatttggaaaATAGCACAGTGTAAACATAttcacattttaaaatattatttttgtatataatcGCTATTTTAAATagtacttgtttaattaatcaaaatatacagGGGCATGGCTAGAGTGAAATAGGGAGGAGCTAGGGGcacaggggaaaaaaaagagggtaaaaaatagaaataaaggaaaagggACCTGGCCACGAATCAACATAAACTATATGTAGTGTCTTATTGAACAAACCCttaaatataaggataaaattgtgtGTTTTAGGAGGGCCTTGattaaaagtattcttaaataGAAGGATGAAAATGCACAATATAAAAGGCAGGGGGGGGAGCTGACCCTTTAGAATAAGTGTAACTCAGCCCTTCGAAACATATATAGTTTTGACTAGACCAAATACATGAAAATTAGCCCGAAAACTCTACCTgacagcaaacaaaaaaaaacaagtcttcGCTGATCAGTCGTCTTTATTTCCATGTAGTCTCTGTTATAACTTATTTGGCATCATTATTCATTCTCACAAATTAAGACCTCTAATTAGGTGAGACAACCTTAAGTTTTTAGAGGGTCTATTCAAAGATATCCCCTTTAATGACTGTTTCTTGACTCCTGCAGAAGGATGCTGGAGGAGAATGACAATGGTTGGAGGTAGGATCTTGGCTAAGGGAGGTGCGAAACATTTTGGCATCTcatatctaaatttaaaaaatgttaaaaacttTCTTGCTACTGCTTTTTTTCCCTCCTTGTAGAACACAAAACAACTCTCTAAGCAGATTAAAGACAGAGAATGATTACAAAAACAGGATGGAACGTGTTTGTTTTATGAGTACATGACAAATTTGACTAGCCAACCACGTTATGAGTTTTCTACCCTCTCTGTCCACGGCCTATCGAGCAAGCTGATTAAGATGGCAAGGCCCTTGATCAAAGGGTGGAGTGGAGATGAATATGGGAACTTCGGAGTAAGCAATTTCTTATGCGGCCAAAATCAAGGGGTGCGAGTATGGTTTTGTGGGTGGTGAAGGGGCGGAGGAGCTGCTGTGGCATTGAGGTGTGGCAATGGTGGTGGCAGTGTCTGAGGTGGGCATTGGTAACACTTTGTGAAGAGCCCAAAAGTATCAATTTGGTGTATGAAATTTGTCATGCTAGCCCATCCACCGAATCCGAACCCAACAATCAGCACCCACACCACCACAAATGTATTGATCATGTACGCTCCTACCCATCTTCCCGTGTACTTTGATGGCTGCTCCACTGCATTCTGCAATCACAACGATTAATCACAAAAACAGAAAGTCACACAGTGTCCAAATTGAAATTTCGAGTCCAGTATGAACGTATTGAGACTTCCTGTTCTTGTGGGACTTCTATTTATATGTTACTGCTTGTAGTTGTACAGAAGAAAAAGGTGCATCAAGAGAGACAATTTAATAGAGTAGAAACAACAAGATATGAAGAATCTCAGGTACGAATAGATACTCTGAGACGCCTGCGTTTTTGCAAGCCGATTCCCAAAACAATCGTTAACCATATTTTGCTTCTCCCTTtccaattattaaatttaaatctagtaaatgataaaatatacttttcatccttttaaattcatcaataattcaacatataattatatatgactTCGCAATATGATCATAATCATATCATTATCCGTTTAGGAGAAAGATCCGGGTCTGGTCTGCTAGGAAGTGACCACACGCTACCACTCTGCATTTCTTGATGTTTACTCATCGCCATCATCCCtagttaataaaaagatttggacaggcttaaatattgaattttaattctttcactAGCTACTACTGTTCAGTCAAGCTTCGACATCATTTGGAGTCTGACAAAAGCAGGCATTTCAGCCTGCTAGCATCCTCTGGCTAATTTGCTGGCTTCTCCATGTTTAGGTTTAGTTCTAAGAGATGAGTGGACAGCAAAGTAAAGCAGTACCATTAGGAGTGAAGAAGGTGGAGTACCTCTCTTGCAGCAGATGATTTGAAGGTGAACATGTGGGCTAGGGCAGGGATGATATAGACCGTGAAGCTAACAAGGAGTGATCCAACAGAGGAATTGATAGGTCCAAAGAATGGGAAGATGATAGCTAAAAACCAAATGGGAATAACCACAGGCAATCTAGCGGCAGCCCTTTTGCACAAGCTCTTGCATTCATGCATCCCTATCGCTTTCTCCCACACAAAGTACAACGGTGTGCATGCAAACCCAAATGTAATAAACTGCAAACACATGAAAGAAACACTACTTCGTTAtttatgtatgtgtgtgtgtgtgtgtgtgtgtacactTAAGTATAAATATACGTATACATAAATGCATGTGTACAGGTGCGTGCCTGGTGGATGAGCATTAAAATGACAGCCATGTCTCTGGAGGAAGATCTTGGGAGGAGAGCAAAGGCATTGGAGTGATTGAGAAGCATGTCACCAAATGCCCAGTATACTGCTGCTCCTGAGGGAAGTGTCAAAGTCAGAACATACAGAGTAGCCAGTAAGTATATGGCCTTGAATTTCTGAGGCTTCCACATAGCGTGCATGATTTCCCTGTCACACCAAAATTCATTtctttagttaatttaattgttttgtaatactttagttaaattaataaaatttctattattttttccttctggTACATCTCTGAGCCAGATCCAAATTTCTTTTGAGTCTGAGTAAATTTGAATTGGGACTAATTGAGTGGTAATTTTTTCTGTACTTCACCTCATCCCATTTTGTTCCTAGCTTATTAGCTATTGAAAAGCCCATTTACAAAATCTAGCAATGATCTTAGTTCCCAACAGTAATCAGCTTTTAGGACAAATTCCAGGACAACTAAAAcatttgaaatcaaaagatCAGGAATTTAATGAAGTTCTTGCATTAATTGAGCAGTAAAGGAGTCACTGGACAGTTGTCTTTTTCCTTCTCAGCCAGAAATCTAGCACAGGAATCCCTGCTAAAACTGGACCCCTCCTGGCATCTTCTAGTGataaaagcaaaagaaacaaGTAGAAAAGATGATTGGCTTCGGTAgatgtaaagttttttttttttactgtaacatattaaaataatattttttttttatttttagtttactGTAACATAAATaagtaaagttattaaacctgctATAATAGGTTCAGGGAAACAGAGAGCCTCCACGTCTAAGAAGGGCAATTTGAGCATTAAAAAATTAGCCATAAAAGCTCATACTCAGAGGTTGGCCATTAGATGATCACTCGAACAGATAATGTCCTGGCAATCGAAGGATCAGTCATTTTCACAGTGACGTTAAGCCCTTCATTTTATCCTCTTAAATTTTATCCCTTTTTCCCGTTTACTTTTATGACCAAGTTCAAAAGAAAAGACATTAATTAACACAATTCATAGAAATTCAGAAACATTAATTCTGTAAATAACGTAGAAGACACGAACTATAAATCTCGGTTTGTCTTACACAGTAACGGCATGTCCCCCAAATGTGTAGAGAATGTTTGTGGCCCCAGTGAAATATAGCACCATTTTTGTTGGACCCGAATGCTTAACACCCTCCACCTACACATGATGATTCCATTCATTACCATCATCAACACATTATAATATCAATTAAGAGCTTAATATAACAAAACATTATTCTAATTCTTGACAAGAAAGGATTTGGTTTAACAGAGTTCAAAGACAAATAGCATGTGAAGGGCACGTTGTCCTAATGTGATGGGAAACGTGTCATATATGGCTCTATTGCATGCAATCTTAGCTCGGtgcttaaaataataaaatggtgGGAGAAAATAGCTACCTGGCCATGAAGGAGGGAAGCAATGGTGAGGTACCAAGCGGTGTAAGTAGTCATAATAAGACCAAGAAATGACCAGATTCTGTAATTGTGAAATGAAGGGATGAACACTGTGGTAGCGCAACAAGCCCCAAAGATGTAAGTCCAGGTCCTCTTGTCTAGATTATCATTTATGTAATATATGTTGCtgcaacaaaattaaagaaacccaATGGTCAGGCTGGTGATTCTTTGCCGTGGAGAGTTCCATATTTAACTATTGAAATGATGATAAAGATGATTAAAGAAGGGGTAGGTTTTTGTAGCCCGAACCTTGCACAGGCTATGAGTTGAATGACAGATCCAAACAGAAGAAAAGTGCAGTTAAATGCCAAACCCACGTTCCTCCAATATTTTCCAAGGAGTCCATCAAGAACTTCAAACCACTGCTTggttgatgataataaaattaatacacaGAAAAACATGGTAACCCATGTTAAGACATGGATTTGATCAACAAGTTGAAAGAGTTTAAGAAAACTTTGTCTTGTATTCTCTGTATGTGTAGAGagtgaaaattaatttactaacCTGGATGACATGGTTCCTGAAATCaaccttctctctttcttttcttgttctgtATTCTACATAGAGTATGCTGATTAGATAAGCTGTCCAACTGCCCAGCAATCCATAGAAGAGCTGAAAGCAGATGCCTGATACCATCCCTAGTTGAGAAAACGAGTATGGTAATGTAAGCAATACTTGAGCCACCTGGGAAAAAGAATTAAGaacaagcaagcaagcaaactGATTAACAAAAAACTTACtatgctaaaataaaattaatgaaagattGTAAGTAGGAAATGCATATAAAACCTGGTTTGAAGCACAGCTAAACCAGGCATCATAAACAGAACCACCATGCCATAAGAACTTAGAAAATCGTGTTTTCATGTCGTTAGGCTTCCCTTCAGTCTCCATCTCCACATAGTTACCTACTATCGCTGTCTCCACAACCTTATCAGCAGCCATtgctctctctatctctctctcacacacacttGTTATTAGTTCAAGTGGTGACTATGTAGATATAGCAGTAGTAACTGCGATAGATAGTGTGTCAATAGTAGTAAAGAAGGTTTCTGAGATTAGAAATGGAAGTGAAGAGAAGCATGTCTTAGTAGTGGCATATATAGATAAGACAGGAGAGGTATTCTTGAAGGTTGGGAAAGGCTGAGTTGAAAGGTATTTTAGATAATCGGGGTTTTGGGAAGAGATCGTCCTATCAACTTTTTGGAGCTtaaagttaatgttttttttaagagatattatgtttttaagCACCCTTTTCTGAGTATGGTTTTGCTAGTGATTTTTATTAGGTTGTTCAAGTTGGTTCGTGGATATATCAAATTCTCATCATGTAGAATTAGATTTgtgtgtttattgtttttgtgaAACAGagtatattttagaaatatatttttattttaaaatatattacaatgtttttttatgaataaataattttttatattaacatgttaaaatcataaaaaacaataatttaattatttttataaataaaatactttaaaaaacaaaattactacaatattcatgataaagttGCAAGTACTTTCGGTTGAGTAATTAAAAACAAGTTGAGTCAAAAGTAAGTGTTTAATAaccttttcaaaaataaagttttgaaaacTTATTACACTTAAAATATTGGttttgataaagctaaaatttgatttttttttaattcatgtttttgaaaacatattttcaaaCGGAGCCTAAGAATTCATAATATTAAACCcaacttaaattaataaattaacttgaattaaattttaaattaaatcaggtGATAGTTAACTTAAgatgtcacgacccgaatcctaAGTTTATAACCAGCAATGCAGGAGCGGTGTTATAAAAACACCTCATATCTACGCTCAATCCCAAAACattcatatcataaaataaattatataaagatttCGCagcatttcaatatttttcataatattatattcttcaaaactaataaaattgaataacacttaaaaaattctcatcattaaataaagcaaaacaaataatccataatacttAGAGACAAAAGCATAACTATAAAGTCAAAATCATACACTTGATTGATCCCTAACATAACCTAAACTGATCGAATCTAATAAACTCGATAAAATGTTATTGTTGGGTCAACTGATTGACTACTATCACAAGCCAACCGATCAGCCAAATTGGACCAACCGGTCGAGCGGTAGCATTAAACCAACCCGTAGATCAGTTTGGACCAATCGATCAATTGGGATTTCTAGAATCCTGAATTGCTCTTCAAAATTATAGACCCCAAAAATTAAGTTGTTCCTCTAAAACTCATAATTTCAATCTGTAATCAGTTTGTTTTAAGCCAAAATTAACACCTTAAAcactaataaaaacatttaaatcattcatatatcaaatcaatatattaaacatcataaaaaccctaaaacacttCTTTAATCCACCAATATCAAGTCCCTAATCGAAACAACAGAAACGGAAGTTATGATACTTGCCTTTTCAACCCTTCTTAATATCAAAAAACTTAAGTTTAAAACTGAATCTCTTCGTGAATATGAGAGGGAAGTCACCACAAGGAAGGAATAGAGGAGAAGCGATAAATATCAATTTCCTGGCAAAAATCCTTTTTAAATACATAGGTTATGttggttttttaagttttgagcTAAATACAGGCTTGGGTTTGATAAGCCAAAAAATAGGTCTTACATAAGATAAGTAGATAATTTGACCGATTCAACATGTTAATCcataatctaattaaaacttaatttaacttaaaaaaaatgatatcatttaacatcttaaaaaaaatatagaaacaacattgttttaaatttaaattaacttaaatcaaTAAACCTACTTCCTTCAATAGTTGAATTATAAATCAGGCTAGGATTAAGACTTTGATGAGAATGTaatttttcatagtttttattGCCTAACAttgataataattgatttt
The DNA window shown above is from Populus trichocarpa isolate Nisqually-1 chromosome 4, P.trichocarpa_v4.1, whole genome shotgun sequence and carries:
- the LOC7470387 gene encoding auxin transporter-like protein 5, coding for MAADKVVETAIVGNYVEMETEGKPNDMKTRFSKFLWHGGSVYDAWFSCASNQVAQVLLTLPYSFSQLGMVSGICFQLFYGLLGSWTAYLISILYVEYRTRKEREKVDFRNHVIQWFEVLDGLLGKYWRNVGLAFNCTFLLFGSVIQLIACASNIYYINDNLDKRTWTYIFGACCATTVFIPSFHNYRIWSFLGLIMTTYTAWYLTIASLLHGQVEGVKHSGPTKMVLYFTGATNILYTFGGHAVTVEIMHAMWKPQKFKAIYLLATLYVLTLTLPSGAAVYWAFGDMLLNHSNAFALLPRSSSRDMAVILMLIHQFITFGFACTPLYFVWEKAIGMHECKSLCKRAAARLPVVIPIWFLAIIFPFFGPINSSVGSLLVSFTVYIIPALAHMFTFKSSAARENAVEQPSKYTGRWVGAYMINTFVVVWVLIVGFGFGGWASMTNFIHQIDTFGLFTKCYQCPPQTLPPPLPHLNATAAPPPLHHPQNHTRTP